In Rhodospirillum rubrum ATCC 11170, a genomic segment contains:
- a CDS encoding chemotaxis protein CheD: MTCLSPLWQGFSPMVNSMPKPFLTPGTLYCGAAPAVISTVLGSCVAVCLIDRHNRAAGMNHFVLPHNPAGEDSLRYGDVALDRLHARMGELGCETKDLRAKVFGGAAVLPFGATGDSVGTKNVKIAIEWLHAQGIPTLARRTGGENGLLIRFYTATGRVLVRTIQSAITIDLGGISPAFDSRQSPFFQE; encoded by the coding sequence ATGACCTGTCTTTCCCCGTTGTGGCAGGGCTTTTCGCCGATGGTCAATTCGATGCCCAAGCCCTTTCTGACCCCTGGAACGCTCTATTGCGGCGCCGCGCCGGCGGTCATCAGCACGGTATTGGGATCCTGCGTGGCCGTCTGTCTGATCGATCGCCATAACCGGGCGGCGGGGATGAACCACTTCGTGCTGCCCCACAATCCGGCCGGCGAGGACAGCCTGCGCTATGGCGATGTGGCCCTTGACCGGTTGCATGCCCGCATGGGCGAATTGGGCTGTGAAACCAAGGATCTGCGCGCCAAGGTCTTTGGCGGCGCCGCCGTTCTTCCCTTCGGGGCGACCGGCGACAGCGTTGGCACCAAGAATGTCAAGATCGCCATCGAATGGCTGCACGCCCAGGGCATTCCCACCCTGGCCCGGCGGACGGGTGGCGAAAACGGCCTGCTCATCCGCTTTTATACGGCGACCGGCCGGGTCCTAGTCAGAACGATCCAATCGGCGATCACCATCGACCTGGGCGGAATCTCGCCAGCCTTTGATTCCCGCCAATCCCCGTTTTTCCAGGAATAA
- a CDS encoding protein-glutamate methylesterase/protein-glutamine glutaminase — MPRKIRVLIVDDSASVRQTMTEILESDPGIEVIGTAPDPYVAARRIQQEVPDVITLDVEMPRMDGITFLRKIMAQRPIPVVVCSSLTETDSETASQAWEAGAVEIILKPRVGTAQFLLESKIHICDVVKAAAGARLRSMPAAGRANRPRVPEKKLTADAVLPPPVAGRNAMARTTESVICIGASTGGTESLREVLEALPAASPAIVIVQHMPEKFTEAFARRLDSLCDMEVKEAVDGDTVMRGRVLIAPGNHHMLLQRSGARYYVSVKDGPLVSRHRPSVDVLFRSAASHAGSNAVGIIMTGMGDDGARGLLEMRKAGAYTIAQDEATSVVFGMPKEAIALGAADKILPLEMLAMEILRAGNR, encoded by the coding sequence ATGCCCCGCAAAATCCGTGTCCTGATTGTCGATGATTCCGCCTCCGTTCGCCAGACGATGACCGAGATCCTGGAATCCGATCCGGGGATCGAGGTGATCGGCACCGCGCCCGACCCTTATGTCGCCGCCCGGCGCATCCAGCAGGAAGTGCCCGATGTCATCACCCTTGATGTCGAGATGCCGCGCATGGACGGCATCACCTTTCTGCGCAAGATCATGGCCCAGCGGCCGATTCCGGTGGTCGTGTGCTCCTCGTTGACCGAAACGGATTCGGAAACCGCCTCGCAGGCCTGGGAGGCCGGGGCGGTCGAGATCATTCTCAAGCCCCGCGTCGGCACCGCCCAGTTCCTTCTGGAATCGAAAATCCATATCTGCGACGTGGTCAAGGCCGCCGCCGGCGCCCGTCTGCGCTCCATGCCCGCTGCGGGGCGCGCCAACCGGCCAAGGGTGCCCGAAAAGAAGCTGACCGCCGACGCCGTTCTGCCGCCGCCGGTGGCCGGGCGCAACGCCATGGCCAGAACCACGGAATCGGTCATCTGCATCGGCGCCTCGACCGGCGGCACCGAATCCCTGCGCGAGGTGCTGGAAGCCCTGCCGGCGGCCAGCCCGGCCATCGTCATCGTCCAGCACATGCCCGAGAAATTCACCGAGGCGTTCGCCCGCCGCCTCGATAGCCTGTGTGACATGGAGGTCAAGGAGGCCGTCGATGGCGATACGGTGATGCGCGGCCGGGTGCTGATCGCGCCGGGCAACCACCACATGTTGCTCCAGCGCAGCGGAGCGCGGTACTATGTCTCGGTCAAGGATGGTCCCTTGGTCTCGCGTCACCGTCCTTCGGTCGATGTGTTGTTCCGCTCGGCGGCCAGTCACGCCGGTTCGAACGCCGTGGGCATCATCATGACCGGCATGGGTGACGATGGGGCGCGCGGATTGCTCGAGATGCGAAAGGCCGGCGCCTATACCATCGCCCAGGACGAAGCCACCTCGGTGGTTTTCGGCATGCCGAAGGAAGCGATCGCCCTGGGGGCGGCCGACAAGATCCTGCCGCTCGAGATGCTGGCGATGGAAATTCTGCGCGCCGGTAACCGATGA